In Salinigranum marinum, one DNA window encodes the following:
- a CDS encoding isoaspartyl peptidase/L-asparaginase codes for MRLIVHGGAGSSPAAPAARQAVLDDAAAAGVGASTPVDAVEAALRTLERDERFNAGRGGAVQSDGRVRVDAGVMTSGGEIGAVASLAGVEHPISVARAVCVETPHVLLAGPPGEAFAECVGVETGVDLLTEATRERFAAADPPHGDAADQLAWLRDRFGDDAGGADPTTDHDTVGAVAGDGETFAAATSTGGRWFALAGRVGDVPQVGSGFYCGAAGGASATGAGEDIARVTLTRRAVDRLGAGASAQSAAEAAIAAFADETGSTAGLIVLDAEGVGSAYNSDAMQTAVAER; via the coding sequence GTGCGACTCATCGTTCACGGTGGAGCCGGATCGTCTCCCGCCGCGCCGGCGGCCAGACAGGCCGTCCTCGACGACGCGGCCGCCGCCGGCGTCGGCGCGTCGACGCCGGTCGACGCGGTCGAGGCCGCCCTCCGGACGCTCGAACGCGACGAGCGGTTCAACGCCGGCCGCGGCGGGGCGGTCCAGTCCGACGGTCGGGTCCGGGTCGACGCCGGCGTGATGACTTCTGGGGGAGAAATCGGCGCGGTCGCCTCCCTCGCGGGCGTCGAACACCCGATCTCCGTCGCCCGAGCCGTCTGTGTGGAGACGCCGCACGTCCTGCTGGCGGGCCCGCCCGGGGAGGCGTTCGCCGAGTGCGTCGGCGTCGAGACCGGCGTCGATCTCCTGACCGAGGCGACCCGCGAGCGGTTCGCGGCGGCGGACCCCCCGCACGGGGACGCGGCCGACCAGCTCGCGTGGCTCCGTGACCGCTTCGGCGACGACGCGGGCGGGGCGGACCCCACCACCGACCACGACACCGTCGGCGCGGTCGCCGGCGACGGCGAGACGTTCGCGGCGGCGACGTCGACCGGCGGGCGGTGGTTCGCCCTCGCCGGCCGGGTCGGCGACGTCCCGCAGGTCGGCTCCGGCTTCTACTGCGGGGCGGCGGGCGGCGCCTCCGCGACCGGGGCCGGCGAGGACATCGCCCGCGTGACGCTCACGCGGCGGGCCGTCGACCGTCTCGGCGCGGGCGCGAGCGCCCAGTCGGCCGCCGAGGCCGCGATCGCGGCGTTCGCCGACGAGACCGGGTCGACGGCGGGACTGATCGTCCTCGACGCCGAGGGCGTCGGGAGCGCGTACAACAGCGACGCGATGCAGACCGCCGTGGCCGAGCGGTGA